The following are encoded in a window of Peromyscus leucopus breed LL Stock chromosome X, UCI_PerLeu_2.1, whole genome shotgun sequence genomic DNA:
- the LOC114683413 gene encoding RNA polymerase II elongation factor ELL2-like: MIGQIPVKEADSTDPGLSNANRLPLGFPRPMIQASSPYQNNKYSLPSQGSQFQGFQQLSKISPNNSSTDMKNFNYQLSNVSNDTQQSKINNPQPNVSNSIRPQFNCTQSIQDKMMVNRATSSSQLTPPIMTEAEEKSCNTWKNIRKSYVQKKVPVRKVSQFVPDQAPERKRTAPLNHGHAFQKSKPINGVHTWSYRNRVIHLLALKDYKKSELLVQLQKDGIKINDTNFLGKILLQVANLNATTLSYTLKDSIFKEVQRDWPGYNEVDKQSLDLVLSRKLRPFHKATKATPFKESPVVSKIDDASSSKDHFHYLSSIDTLMKNKGGLFPPKSAIQLTSNDQVSGNSEKSLILPCSASATKYIPLPLPTSHLPISNSPLLMKCNHNVYSAPERSGTQNPCDSINHDSGMFERELNKHTSFEAPSCVSVQKKYSKPIEIQNFMPEKFKCTFAKRKTTIPNCIASPMEKQKIDFKKQDEIMKSTSNKEVKKVFPDSGKTYFTPGTPDYFANYSVIVSSDQRQSYEKEFRADYNEYQAMYNKIQISCTPIIDLDSERKAFSPGSKEYQDITKKISVAYQKMRQLNPKFCEEKDRCVFLYNKLVYIKKLINDFDQQEVKSTQ; the protein is encoded by the coding sequence ATGATAGGACAGATTCCTGTGAAGGAGGCAGACAGCACAGACCCAGGGCTGAGCAATGCCAACAGGCTGCCCCTGGGGTTTCCAAGGCCAATGATCCAGGCAAGTTCCCCATACCAGAACAATAAGTATTCATTACCTTCCCAAGGTTCTCAGTTCCAAGGATTTCAACAGCTTAGCAAAATCTCACCAAACAATTCTTCTACTGATATGAAAAACTTTAACTATCAATTGTCAAATGTCAGTAATGACACCCAACAATCCAAAATCAACAATCCCCAACCAAATGTGTCAAATTCTATCCGCCCACAATTCAACTGTACACAATCAATCCAAGACAAAATGATGGTGAATAGAGCCACCAGCTCTTCTCAACTGACTCCACCAATAATgacagaagcagaagagaaatCCTGCAATACATGGAAGAATATTAGAAAATCATATGTACAGAAAAAGGTGCCAGTTCGAAAAGTGTCTCAATTTGTTCCTGATCAAGCACCTGAGAGGAAAAGAACAGCCCCTCTCAACCATGGACATGCCTTCCAAAAGTCAAAGCCAATAAATGGTGTCCACACTTGGTCATATAGGAACAGAGTGATTCACCTACTTGCACTGAAAGACTACAAGAAATCTGAACTTCTTGTTCAACTGCAAAAAGATGGCATCAAAATAAATGACACCAATTTTCTTGGAAAAATACTGCTGCAGGTGGCTAATTTGAATGCCACTACTTTGTCATATACtttaaaagacagtatcttcaaagAGGTCCAGAGAGATTGGCCTGGTTATAATGAGGTAGACAAGCAGTCATTGGATTTGGTGCTTTCCAGAAAACTGCGACCATTTCATAAAGCTACTAAGGCCACCCCTTTCAAAGAATCACCTGTAGTTTCTAAAATAGATGATGCATCATCCTCAAAGGATCATTTTCACTACTTGTCTAGTATTGACactttaatgaaaaacaaaggtGGACTCTTTCCCCCTAAATCTGCTATACAGTTAACATCAAATGACCAAGTAAGTGGTAACAGTGAGAAATCTTTAATTCTGCCATGTTCTGCATCTGCTACCAAATACATCCCTTTACCATTGCCTACCTCCCATCTGCCAATCTCAAATTCACCACTGCTCATGAAATGCAATCATAATGTTTATAGTGCTCCAGAAAGATCTGGTACTCAAAATCCATGTGACAGCATCAATCATGACAGTGGCATGTTTGAAAGAGAGTTGAATAAACACACTTCTTTTGAAGCTCCATCTTGTGTTTCAGTTCAAAAAAAGTATTCAAAGCCTATAGAAATACAGAATTTCATGCCTGAGAAGTTCAAATGTACATTTGCAAAGCGAAAAACAACCATTCCAAATTGCATTGCCAGCCCAATGGAGAAACAgaagatagattttaaaaaacaagatgaaattATGAAGTCAACTTCCAACAAGGAAGTTAAAAAAGTTTTCCCTGACTCTGGGAAGACATATTTTACACCTGGGACTCCAGATTATTTTGCTAATTATTCCGTCATAGTTTCCTCTGACCAACGTCAGAGTTATGAGAAGGAATTCAGGGCAGATTATAATGAATATCAGGCCATGTACAACAAGATACAGATTTCATGCACACCAATCATTGATTTAGATTCAGAAAGAAAGGCCTTTTCTCCAGGATCAAAAGAATATCAAGATATTACTAAGAAAATTTCAGTAGCATATCAGAAAATGCGACAGCTTAATCCTAAATTTTGTGAAGAAAAAGATAGATGTGTGTTTCTTTACAACAAGCTGGTTTacattaaaaagttaataaatgaTTTTGACCAGCAAGAAGTAAAGTCAACACAATAA